From the Entomomonas sp. E2T0 genome, one window contains:
- a CDS encoding fimbria/pilus outer membrane usher protein, translated as MHLLTKKLGGQGVSAQIMLSLPLDDWGTTSISSSRDTSNHWVTRTNWSRSAPTDGGIGWNLAFANGGRESDKYRQADITWRSDYFETKGGMYGNKHDYTRWAEMTGAVVMMNGDMYTTNTINDAFALVSTNSFEDVPVFYENQPIGKTNAKGYMLVPTVTSWYPTKLSIDSLNLPADVDIPSTTYELSVREKSGLLVDFKIKNIQSVNLTLLDNNDKPLPKGSTVKTQDNKTSWVGWDGLVWLQDINANNQLTVTRADTGKVCNVILHIPKQKGIIYLGQQKCQ; from the coding sequence ATGCATCTATTAACAAAGAAATTGGGTGGTCAAGGTGTTAGTGCTCAGATTATGCTTTCACTTCCTTTAGATGACTGGGGAACAACAAGCATTTCATCCAGTAGAGATACTAGTAATCATTGGGTAACAAGAACAAATTGGAGTAGAAGTGCACCTACTGATGGGGGCATAGGTTGGAATTTAGCTTTTGCTAATGGCGGTAGAGAATCTGATAAATATCGCCAAGCAGATATAACATGGCGTTCAGATTATTTTGAAACAAAGGGTGGAATGTATGGTAACAAACATGATTATACTCGTTGGGCAGAAATGACAGGAGCTGTTGTTATGATGAATGGAGATATGTATACAACCAATACTATTAATGATGCTTTTGCACTTGTCTCTACAAATAGTTTTGAAGATGTACCAGTATTTTATGAAAATCAGCCTATTGGTAAAACTAATGCAAAAGGTTATATGCTAGTACCTACTGTAACCTCTTGGTATCCAACTAAACTTAGTATTGATTCACTAAACTTGCCCGCTGATGTGGATATTCCTTCTACAACTTATGAGTTATCAGTGCGTGAAAAAAGTGGTTTATTAGTAGATTTTAAAATTAAAAATATTCAATCCGTTAATCTTACCTTATTAGATAATAATGATAAGCCTCTTCCTAAAGGTAGTACTGTTAAGACACAAGACAATAAAACCAGTTGGGTGGGTTGGGATGGGTTAGTGTGGCTACAAGATATAAATGCTAATAACCAACTTACCGTAACGCGTGCAGATACAGGAAAAGTTTGTAATGTTATCTTACATATACCTAAGCAAAAAGGCATTATTTATTTAGGTCAACAAAAGTGTCAATAG
- the hutC gene encoding histidine utilization repressor → MIVQQIHSGAWPPHYRIPSEAELVEQLGFSRMTINRALRELTTEGLLIRMQGVGTFVAEPKGHAALFEIRNIAEEIAERGHHHSTQVVVMEQIKANQKQATDLELKVGDRIFHSVLVHFEEYIPIQIEERYISSKVAPDYLKQDFTQLTPNQYLTELAPVTEGEHVVEAVLVTKQESDLLHIKHGDPCLSIQRRTWSGALVISSTRLLYPGSRYRLEGRFGL, encoded by the coding sequence ATGATTGTACAGCAAATTCATTCAGGGGCATGGCCTCCTCACTATCGCATTCCTTCCGAAGCTGAATTAGTAGAGCAGTTAGGGTTTAGTAGGATGACCATTAATCGTGCATTACGGGAGTTAACTACTGAAGGTTTGTTAATTCGTATGCAAGGCGTGGGGACTTTTGTGGCAGAACCTAAAGGACATGCCGCTTTATTTGAAATACGCAATATAGCTGAGGAAATAGCAGAAAGAGGGCATCACCATTCTACGCAAGTAGTTGTTATGGAACAAATCAAAGCTAATCAAAAACAAGCAACTGATTTGGAGTTAAAAGTAGGAGATCGTATTTTTCATTCGGTGTTAGTACATTTTGAAGAGTATATTCCTATTCAAATTGAGGAGCGTTATATTAGCTCTAAAGTTGCACCAGATTATTTAAAGCAAGATTTTACTCAGCTAACGCCTAACCAATATTTAACTGAACTTGCTCCCGTTACAGAGGGTGAACATGTGGTTGAAGCTGTTTTGGTAACAAAGCAGGAAAGTGATTTATTACATATTAAACATGGCGACCCTTGTTTATCTATCCAACGTCGTACTTGGTCTGGTGCTTTAGTTATTTCTAGTACCCGTTTACTTTATCCTGGTAGTCGTTATCGTTTAGAGGGTAGGTTTGGCCTATGA
- a CDS encoding spore coat U domain-containing protein, translated as MKYKIKKIFYIVCGVLGLTSVVLADTGVDDKTVSQSFKVQAEIIKGCLLGSGGSDTSSFGTISFGNVSLLNQNKDVISSNNAGSIIVKCTPGINVTISLSSGVNNSGSIANGRLLKNTNTNEILSYQLFQDANFSSIWGNGSNGGSSKTISSSGTTESYPIYARLLAASTMPSVGTYTDTVTVTISY; from the coding sequence ATGAAGTATAAAATAAAAAAAATATTTTATATTGTTTGTGGAGTGTTAGGGTTAACTTCTGTGGTATTGGCTGATACAGGAGTTGACGATAAAACTGTTTCACAGTCTTTTAAAGTACAAGCAGAAATTATAAAGGGATGTTTATTAGGTAGTGGTGGTTCAGATACCAGTAGTTTTGGAACTATAAGTTTTGGAAACGTATCATTACTTAACCAAAATAAGGACGTTATATCAAGCAATAATGCAGGTTCAATTATTGTTAAATGTACGCCTGGCATTAATGTAACTATCAGTTTGAGTAGTGGTGTTAATAATAGTGGTTCTATTGCTAATGGACGCTTATTAAAAAATACAAATACGAATGAGATATTAAGTTACCAGCTATTTCAGGATGCTAATTTCAGTAGTATCTGGGGTAACGGTAGTAATGGTGGTAGTAGTAAAACAATTAGCTCCAGTGGTACAACAGAATCTTATCCTATATATGCTCGTTTATTGGCAGCTTCTACCATGCCAAGTGTAGGGACATATACAGATACTGTAACAGTCACAATAAGTTATTAA
- a CDS encoding spore coat U domain-containing protein: MRVSNRISILVIGLLTSIVGYSATKTAVININANVVAACEVGSTSTGGSISFGMLDFGYVSDLSTSVAVVGQANSGGIRIKCSNNTPYIVYMSSGLNSQSTTVRYLSNGSTAVRYNLYIDSAHTVVWDDIKGLSGTSNGQETWLPIYGFIPQQSVSEVGIYTDRVSVTITY; this comes from the coding sequence ATGAGAGTAAGTAATCGTATTAGTATATTAGTAATAGGGTTACTTACTAGCATTGTTGGATATTCAGCAACTAAAACTGCCGTAATTAATATCAACGCTAATGTTGTTGCTGCTTGTGAGGTAGGTTCAACGAGTACAGGCGGAAGTATATCTTTCGGTATGCTTGATTTTGGATATGTATCTGATCTTAGTACGAGTGTTGCTGTTGTTGGCCAAGCTAACAGTGGTGGTATTCGTATTAAGTGTAGTAATAATACACCTTATATTGTTTATATGAGTTCAGGGCTAAATAGTCAAAGTACAACTGTACGTTATTTAAGTAATGGTTCTACAGCAGTTAGGTATAACCTATATATTGATTCTGCTCATACAGTGGTTTGGGATGATATTAAAGGCCTTTCGGGCACTAGTAATGGTCAAGAAACTTGGTTACCTATTTATGGATTTATACCTCAACAATCAGTATCTGAAGTAGGTATTTATACAGATAGAGTGAGTGTGACTATTACCTATTAA
- a CDS encoding HutD family protein: MIKLLKAQDYIKMPWKNGAGITEEVIKVTDYNIDNFLWRVSIADIKEDGTFSSFIGYQRIISVLEGKGMVLEVDGKLSRPLSTFDPFAFKGESEVSCKLLKGPLRDFNLIYNPLSIAANLQWIVNEQPTRIFTNAEDIVLFNAGDKVTVNISNQEIVLEHYDTLWVTNQDDLKEVYITTITNSFKCCFISLTSKN; this comes from the coding sequence ATGATAAAGTTATTAAAAGCTCAAGACTACATAAAAATGCCTTGGAAAAATGGAGCTGGTATAACAGAGGAAGTAATCAAGGTTACTGATTATAATATAGATAATTTTTTATGGCGTGTTTCGATTGCTGATATAAAAGAAGACGGTACATTTTCTTCATTTATAGGATATCAGCGAATTATTAGTGTTTTAGAAGGAAAAGGAATGGTGTTAGAGGTGGACGGAAAACTTTCACGTCCATTATCTACTTTTGATCCTTTCGCATTTAAAGGTGAGTCTGAAGTTTCTTGTAAATTATTGAAGGGTCCATTAAGAGATTTCAATCTTATTTACAACCCACTTTCAATAGCTGCTAATTTACAATGGATTGTTAATGAGCAACCAACCAGAATTTTTACCAATGCTGAAGATATAGTGTTATTTAATGCAGGTGATAAGGTAACAGTTAATATCTCTAATCAAGAGATTGTATTAGAACATTATGATACTTTATGGGTAACAAATCAGGATGATTTAAAAGAAGTGTATATAACTACAATAACTAATTCTTTTAAATGCTGTTTTATATCTCTTACCTCTAAAAATTAA
- a CDS encoding CaiB/BaiF CoA transferase family protein, translating to MSDDNKFKPLTGIRVLDLSRVLAGPHCTGMLADMGAEVIKLEVPEHGDDSRHLGAFDETGYSIYYALINRGKRSIEIDFKDADDLKRFYQLVAESDVVVENFRPGVTKRLGIDFEVLKQHNPKLVYASISGFGQEGPLSKHPAYDIVAQAMSGLMSVTGFPEAGPTRSGESLGDLCAGVYAAWAISTALFARERHGTGAQYIDVAMFDVLVSMQMTGLAGLLARGKAPGLVGNRHPISTPFDTYKAKDGLVVIAIASDKLFFKFCECIGNKTLATDPRFANDTVRTEHQHVVKAEIEDWTGKLTVQEVCDTLLEAGIPASPVWDLKQATDCEQAKLRKLFVPVAGQAFPIVPQPVYINGVKPHSTTHAPVLGEANNLFGLSKK from the coding sequence ATGTCTGATGATAATAAATTCAAACCTCTTACTGGCATTAGAGTACTCGATTTAAGTCGAGTACTTGCTGGCCCACACTGTACAGGTATGCTGGCAGATATGGGGGCAGAGGTAATTAAGTTAGAAGTACCTGAGCATGGTGATGATAGTCGCCATTTAGGGGCTTTTGATGAGACAGGTTACAGTATTTACTATGCATTGATTAACCGAGGTAAGCGTAGTATCGAAATAGATTTTAAAGATGCGGATGATTTAAAACGTTTTTATCAGTTAGTTGCAGAGTCTGATGTAGTCGTAGAAAACTTCCGACCTGGGGTAACTAAGCGGTTAGGCATTGACTTTGAAGTATTAAAACAACATAACCCAAAATTAGTTTATGCCAGTATTTCTGGCTTTGGGCAAGAAGGGCCGCTTTCTAAACATCCTGCTTATGACATTGTTGCACAAGCTATGTCAGGACTTATGAGTGTAACTGGCTTCCCCGAAGCAGGGCCAACCCGAAGTGGTGAATCATTAGGTGATTTATGTGCAGGTGTTTATGCTGCATGGGCTATCAGCACAGCTTTATTTGCCAGAGAGCGTCATGGTACAGGGGCACAATATATTGATGTAGCCATGTTTGATGTACTTGTTAGCATGCAAATGACAGGTTTAGCTGGTTTATTAGCAAGAGGTAAAGCTCCTGGTTTAGTAGGTAATAGGCACCCGATTTCTACGCCTTTTGATACTTATAAAGCGAAAGATGGTTTGGTAGTTATTGCCATTGCGAGTGATAAGCTATTTTTTAAATTTTGTGAGTGTATTGGTAATAAGACGTTAGCTACTGATCCACGATTTGCTAATGATACTGTGCGTACCGAACATCAGCATGTGGTTAAAGCTGAAATAGAGGATTGGACTGGAAAGCTTACTGTACAGGAAGTCTGCGATACTTTACTAGAAGCAGGTATTCCTGCTTCACCTGTATGGGATTTAAAACAAGCCACCGATTGTGAACAAGCTAAGTTAAGAAAACTATTTGTACCTGTTGCAGGACAAGCTTTTCCTATTGTGCCACAGCCTGTTTATATCAATGGTGTAAAACCTCACAGTACCACTCATGCGCCTGTGTTGGGCGAAGCTAATAATCTTTTTGGATTATCAAAAAAATAA
- a CDS encoding molecular chaperone yields MKIIQAYNNKIEYMIFILLMGFYSNIFAASSILIWPLGPTIEDTDKATSLWIQNNDKQSVFLQIRVLKWQQQDGEESLVEQTEIVASPPVAEVQPDKKQLIRLVKSINIPANTENAYRVLIDEIPRADIKSENISQGYGVAFQMRYSVPLFVQGNNIWTNQDYRKPRDINKATLPVLDYKIQNKEGKSWLVITNKGQVHARLAKVFFKQNNQVYTVSDGLLGYVLPNRSMSFPIPANVKAAGTLFANINEMPNPITINHQ; encoded by the coding sequence ATGAAAATAATACAAGCGTATAACAATAAAATTGAATACATGATTTTTATTTTATTGATGGGGTTTTACAGTAATATTTTTGCCGCTAGTTCAATTTTAATTTGGCCACTTGGTCCAACTATTGAGGATACAGATAAAGCTACTTCTTTATGGATACAGAATAATGATAAACAATCTGTTTTTTTACAAATTCGTGTATTGAAATGGCAACAACAAGATGGTGAGGAGTCATTAGTTGAGCAAACAGAAATTGTTGCTAGTCCTCCAGTGGCTGAAGTACAACCAGATAAAAAACAATTAATAAGATTAGTTAAAAGTATTAATATTCCTGCCAATACCGAGAATGCTTATCGTGTTTTAATTGATGAAATTCCAAGGGCTGATATTAAGTCAGAAAATATAAGTCAGGGTTATGGTGTTGCATTTCAAATGCGTTATTCTGTACCTTTGTTTGTACAAGGAAATAATATTTGGACAAATCAGGATTATAGAAAGCCACGTGATATTAATAAGGCCACATTACCTGTTTTAGATTATAAGATACAAAATAAAGAAGGTAAATCTTGGTTAGTTATTACGAATAAAGGGCAAGTTCATGCACGACTTGCCAAAGTGTTCTTTAAACAAAATAACCAAGTGTATACTGTAAGTGATGGATTATTAGGTTATGTTTTGCCTAATCGTTCTATGTCTTTTCCTATTCCTGCCAACGTTAAAGCAGCAGGAACATTATTTGCTAATATTAATGAAATGCCAAACCCAATTACTATAAATCATCAATAG
- the hutU gene encoding urocanate hydratase codes for MAKQDRFRDVTIRAPRGTKLNAKSWLTEAPLRMLMNNLDPDVAENPKELVVYGGIGRAARNWECYDKIVETLKKLNEDETLLVQSGKPVGVFKTHSNAPRVLIANSNIVPHWANWKHFNELDAKGLMMYGQMTAGSWIYIGSQGIVQGTYETFVEAARQHYNGSLKGRWVVTAGLGGMGGAQPLAATLAGACSLNIECQQSRIDFRLRTRYVDEQAKDLDDAIERIRKYTAEGKAISIALCANAAEVLPELVRRGVKPDLLTDQTSAHDPLNGYLPKGWTWEEYRQRAQTEPDLVVKEAKASMADHVQAMLDLQKMGVPTFDYGNNIRQMAFEEGVKNAFDFPGFVPAYIRPLFCRGIGPFRWAALSGEASDIYATDAKVKELIPDDKHLHTWLDMAKERISFQGLPARICWVGLGERAKLGLAFNEMVRSGELKAPIVIGRDHLDSGSVASPNRETESMQDGSDTVSDWPLLNALLNTASGATWVSLHHGGGVGMGFSQHSGMVIVCDGTDEAAERIARVLHNDPATGVMRHADAGYDIAIECAKEKGLNLPMVK; via the coding sequence ATGGCTAAGCAAGACCGTTTTCGTGATGTAACTATAAGAGCGCCAAGAGGTACAAAGCTAAATGCTAAAAGTTGGTTAACTGAAGCGCCACTTCGTATGTTGATGAATAATCTTGATCCGGATGTCGCTGAGAATCCTAAGGAATTGGTTGTGTATGGTGGCATAGGTCGTGCTGCGCGTAATTGGGAGTGTTACGATAAAATAGTCGAAACATTAAAAAAATTAAATGAAGATGAAACATTATTAGTTCAATCAGGTAAACCTGTTGGGGTATTCAAAACGCATAGTAATGCGCCACGCGTACTTATTGCTAACTCTAATATTGTGCCACATTGGGCGAACTGGAAGCATTTTAATGAGCTAGATGCTAAAGGTCTTATGATGTATGGTCAAATGACCGCAGGTAGCTGGATTTATATTGGTAGCCAAGGGATTGTACAAGGTACTTATGAAACCTTTGTGGAAGCAGCTCGCCAACATTATAACGGCAGCTTAAAAGGACGTTGGGTAGTAACTGCTGGTTTAGGTGGTATGGGTGGTGCACAACCATTAGCAGCTACCTTAGCAGGTGCTTGCTCATTAAATATTGAATGCCAACAAAGCCGCATTGATTTCCGTTTAAGAACACGTTATGTGGATGAGCAAGCTAAAGATTTAGATGATGCCATTGAACGTATTCGGAAATATACCGCTGAGGGTAAGGCTATTTCTATTGCGTTATGCGCTAATGCAGCAGAAGTGTTACCTGAGTTGGTACGTCGTGGTGTAAAACCTGACTTATTAACCGATCAAACCAGTGCCCATGACCCATTAAATGGTTACTTACCTAAAGGTTGGACGTGGGAAGAATATCGTCAACGTGCCCAAACAGAACCAGATTTAGTGGTAAAAGAAGCTAAAGCATCGATGGCGGATCATGTACAAGCAATGCTTGATTTACAAAAAATGGGGGTGCCTACTTTTGACTATGGCAATAATATTCGTCAAATGGCCTTTGAAGAAGGTGTGAAAAATGCCTTTGATTTCCCTGGTTTCGTACCTGCCTATATTCGTCCATTATTCTGTCGCGGTATTGGTCCTTTCCGTTGGGCTGCTTTATCAGGTGAGGCAAGCGATATTTATGCAACAGATGCTAAAGTAAAAGAACTTATTCCTGATGATAAGCATTTACATACTTGGTTAGATATGGCGAAAGAGCGTATTAGTTTCCAAGGCTTACCTGCACGGATTTGTTGGGTAGGTCTAGGTGAGCGTGCGAAGTTAGGTTTAGCCTTTAATGAAATGGTACGTAGTGGAGAGCTAAAAGCTCCTATCGTTATTGGTCGTGATCATTTGGACTCTGGTTCGGTAGCAAGCCCTAATCGTGAAACTGAGTCTATGCAAGATGGTAGCGACACTGTTTCTGATTGGCCATTATTAAATGCTCTATTAAATACTGCTAGTGGTGCTACTTGGGTGTCTTTACATCACGGTGGCGGGGTAGGTATGGGCTTCTCGCAACACTCTGGCATGGTAATCGTTTGTGATGGTACTGATGAAGCGGCTGAACGTATTGCGCGAGTGCTGCATAATGATCCTGCTACAGGTGTAATGCGCCACGCTGATGCTGGTTATGATATCGCCATTGAATGTGCTAAAGAGAAAGGCCTTAATTTACCGATGGTTAAATAA
- a CDS encoding fimbria/pilus outer membrane usher protein, with translation MYSMVLASDEQLPQFDLPDTVLWLEIVINGKPSGHIIAVDYRNKHYWLTAEQLDQIGLSMLKPKNQQSIAIDQIVGVNVGYNAELQQLMIDLPTSWLPSQHITVNKTMYKQVEAKSSLGALMNYDIYATSPEQKNASDNLSLWTEQRVFDGFGVVSNTGIYRKSFGGKQSNNQSDRYVRYDTQWKYSNENSMISYSFGDVITDSLPWSSSVRLGGFQIARNFATRPDLITYPLPQFMGNAAIPSTVDLYINNYKMDTQLLNPGPFTLETQPYINGAGNATVVTTDALGRKVSATVPFYVASNLLGKGLTDYSFSSGILRRNYGLKSSDYSNAAMNGIARYGVTDWLTVEGRVEGAQYLLSSGIGAGIRLSNLGVLNLSTSGSQANDKAWSKEKRSIQSYYNPITGMIDYKDIYTDNVPQKNKGTQAVAGYSYNNQVFSVNAQRIVRSEGYADLSNYRSDYLLSRRQDQVTTSIGIGRFGAIGSGYFATRSARGDETRIINISWSAAVWRNVSLYASINKEIGWSRC, from the coding sequence ATGTACAGTATGGTATTGGCCAGTGATGAACAACTACCTCAGTTTGATCTCCCAGATACAGTACTATGGTTAGAAATTGTTATTAATGGTAAGCCTTCTGGACATATTATAGCGGTAGATTATCGTAATAAGCATTATTGGTTAACTGCAGAACAATTAGACCAAATAGGTTTATCAATGTTAAAGCCTAAAAACCAACAGTCTATAGCTATTGATCAAATAGTTGGTGTTAATGTGGGTTATAACGCTGAACTACAGCAGTTAATGATTGATTTACCAACTTCATGGCTTCCATCACAACATATTACTGTTAATAAAACGATGTATAAACAAGTTGAAGCAAAAAGTAGTCTAGGCGCTTTAATGAACTATGATATATATGCTACTTCTCCAGAGCAAAAGAATGCTTCTGATAATCTATCATTATGGACAGAGCAACGTGTTTTTGATGGTTTTGGTGTAGTTTCAAATACAGGAATTTATCGCAAATCATTTGGTGGTAAGCAGAGTAACAATCAAAGTGATCGTTATGTACGTTATGATACACAGTGGAAGTACAGTAATGAAAATAGCATGATTAGTTATTCTTTTGGAGATGTTATTACAGACTCATTACCATGGTCTAGTTCTGTACGATTAGGTGGTTTTCAAATTGCACGTAACTTTGCTACACGTCCTGATTTAATTACTTATCCATTACCACAGTTTATGGGTAATGCTGCTATTCCTAGTACAGTAGATCTTTATATTAATAATTATAAAATGGATACACAGTTACTGAATCCAGGGCCATTTACATTAGAAACACAACCTTATATTAATGGTGCTGGTAATGCTACTGTAGTGACAACAGATGCATTGGGAAGAAAGGTTAGTGCTACAGTTCCTTTTTATGTGGCCAGTAATTTACTAGGTAAAGGTTTAACAGATTATAGTTTTTCGTCTGGTATTCTACGTCGTAATTATGGACTTAAGTCCAGTGATTATAGTAATGCTGCGATGAATGGTATAGCGAGATATGGTGTAACTGATTGGTTGACAGTGGAAGGTAGAGTAGAGGGCGCTCAATATCTTTTATCTTCGGGTATTGGTGCAGGTATTCGGTTAAGCAATTTAGGTGTACTCAATCTTTCAACGAGTGGCAGTCAGGCTAATGATAAAGCATGGAGCAAAGAGAAAAGAAGTATTCAATCTTATTATAATCCTATAACGGGAATGATTGATTACAAGGATATTTACACTGACAATGTTCCACAAAAGAATAAAGGTACTCAGGCTGTAGCGGGATATAGTTATAACAATCAAGTTTTTAGTGTGAATGCGCAACGCATTGTGCGTTCAGAGGGATATGCTGATTTATCTAATTATCGTTCAGACTATCTTTTAAGTAGACGTCAAGATCAAGTGACTACCAGTATAGGAATAGGAAGATTCGGAGCTATAGGTAGTGGCTATTTTGCAACACGCAGTGCTAGGGGAGATGAAACTAGAATAATTAATATTTCATGGAGTGCGGCAGTATGGCGTAATGTTAGTTTATATGCATCTATTAACAAAGAAATTGGGTGGTCAAGGTGTTAG
- a CDS encoding spore coat protein U domain-containing protein — MIVKSINLYIFIFLCLTNTVVEAACSVGSNESINLGQNSSFTVYNNSIAASNNVGLSCSGLLGLGILSGDQIIVTLKNSVNNLTLKNNDGSGDVIPYGIYADSTYQHQFLVNQAINYNSIGLLTLILGGKSFNIKFYVKTSPGANVRAGTYSDSLTFNWNYNICSLLGILDICVGVQKDNVDRTITVTAVIDKQCAINNAPDLNFGSYALVGQFNPITQNINLTCTKTEGYKVSFSDGNNRLANSWRRMTDGLGHYLQYNIYQTDGVTVWDTTNKLSASGTGLSQTIPYKAIINPSQTELPAATYTDQITVIVEY, encoded by the coding sequence ATGATAGTTAAATCTATAAACCTATATATATTTATTTTTTTATGTTTAACAAACACTGTTGTTGAGGCGGCTTGTAGCGTAGGTAGTAATGAAAGTATTAATTTAGGACAGAATAGCTCCTTTACTGTTTATAACAATTCTATTGCCGCTTCCAACAATGTTGGCTTAAGTTGCTCTGGTTTACTTGGTTTAGGTATCCTTTCAGGCGATCAAATTATTGTGACATTAAAAAATAGTGTTAATAATTTAACGTTAAAAAATAATGATGGTTCAGGTGATGTTATCCCTTATGGTATTTATGCAGATAGCACTTATCAGCACCAATTTCTTGTTAATCAAGCAATTAATTATAATAGTATAGGTTTATTAACACTTATTTTAGGTGGAAAAAGTTTTAATATTAAGTTTTATGTAAAAACCTCTCCAGGAGCTAATGTTCGTGCAGGAACATATTCAGATAGCTTAACGTTTAATTGGAACTATAATATTTGTTCATTATTAGGAATATTAGATATTTGTGTAGGAGTACAAAAGGATAATGTTGATCGAACAATAACAGTTACTGCAGTGATTGATAAACAATGTGCTATTAATAATGCTCCAGATCTTAACTTTGGTAGTTATGCATTAGTAGGCCAATTTAACCCAATTACCCAAAATATTAATTTGACCTGTACTAAAACAGAAGGTTATAAAGTTTCTTTTAGTGATGGTAATAATAGATTAGCTAATAGCTGGCGACGTATGACTGACGGGCTGGGACATTATTTACAATATAATATTTATCAAACAGATGGTGTAACTGTATGGGATACAACCAATAAACTATCAGCATCTGGAACAGGTTTATCTCAAACGATACCCTATAAAGCAATTATCAATCCATCACAAACAGAATTACCTGCCGCAACTTATACAGATCAAATTACAGTGATTGTAGAATATTAA
- a CDS encoding acyl-CoA dehydrogenase family protein has product MVFKLDATEQAIVESVQQVTEDILKANAQQLDESEGFCGDNLKTLGELGCMGINLPEEYGGLGIGSLAMSYIVEAVAKACASTASSLTAHFLATDSILVGGTEAQKQDLLPRAATGEILGAFGLTEPAAGSNPVDMRTKAIKENGGWRIRGSKHYITNAAEADFIVLYAKTDPEAGAKGISAFIIPKGTEGVTFSSPEKTMGLRGSTIYELALDCWLPESAMLGEEGKGFHTAMHVLDRGRVEVAAMSLGIASAAFEDTMKWINERQIGPKPLAAYQGTQWKVADMYSQLEAARLMTAKAAISRDSSDRFSLESATAKLFAAEVAGFVTDAALQLHGGYGYIRDLPLERYVRDARILRIFEGTSEVQKIIISRAVINQYK; this is encoded by the coding sequence ATGGTGTTTAAATTAGATGCTACAGAACAAGCCATTGTTGAGTCCGTTCAACAAGTAACAGAAGATATATTAAAAGCTAATGCTCAACAACTAGATGAGAGTGAAGGATTTTGTGGTGATAACCTAAAGACTTTAGGTGAATTAGGTTGTATGGGTATTAATTTACCTGAAGAATATGGAGGATTAGGTATTGGTAGTTTAGCAATGAGCTATATTGTAGAAGCAGTAGCTAAGGCTTGTGCTTCTACAGCTTCTTCGCTAACAGCTCATTTTTTGGCGACTGATTCTATTCTGGTTGGCGGTACTGAAGCACAAAAGCAAGACTTATTACCACGAGCAGCTACTGGTGAGATTTTAGGTGCTTTTGGTTTAACTGAGCCAGCCGCAGGTTCTAATCCTGTTGATATGCGTACCAAGGCAATTAAAGAAAATGGTGGTTGGCGTATTCGCGGTAGTAAACATTATATTACTAATGCAGCTGAAGCTGATTTTATTGTACTTTACGCGAAAACTGATCCGGAGGCAGGAGCTAAGGGAATTAGTGCTTTTATTATTCCTAAAGGTACAGAGGGTGTTACATTTTCTAGTCCTGAGAAAACCATGGGATTAAGAGGTAGTACTATTTATGAGTTGGCATTGGATTGTTGGTTACCAGAGTCAGCTATGTTAGGTGAGGAAGGTAAAGGTTTTCATACCGCTATGCATGTACTTGATCGTGGTCGAGTGGAAGTGGCAGCTATGTCATTAGGTATTGCTAGTGCAGCTTTTGAAGATACTATGAAATGGATTAATGAGCGACAAATTGGTCCGAAACCTTTAGCTGCTTATCAAGGTACTCAATGGAAAGTAGCTGATATGTATAGTCAATTAGAGGCTGCTAGATTAATGACAGCAAAAGCTGCAATATCACGTGATAGTAGTGATAGGTTTAGCTTAGAGTCAGCTACTGCAAAATTATTTGCAGCTGAAGTGGCGGGTTTTGTAACAGATGCAGCGTTACAGTTGCATGGTGGTTATGGTTATATTCGAGATTTACCATTGGAGCGATATGTGAGGGATGCACGTATCTTACGGATTTTTGAAGGTACTTCAGAGGTTCAAAAAATAATAATCTCAAGGGCTGTAATTAATCAATATAAATGA